CGCGAAAAAAAGAAAGTTCAAAAGAAAAAAGCCGTAGTAGCCGAAAAGAACAAACCAAGACCGGTTTTTAAGGTTGGTGACCGTGTACGCATGTTCGACGGTAAGGCCGTGGGCAGTATAGATTTGCTCGAAAAAGGGAAAGCTATCGTTAATTACGGCATGTTTACGACCAATGTAAGCGTTGACCAATTGGAATTGGTAGAAAGGAAAAAATAACCTTCTATATAATTTGATTATTAAATATTTACGCTAAATCGTATACGATACATGAATCGATAGATATCCGTTATTCTTTGCATGTTTTTGGCGATTTAGTAAAAGAACAGCCGGCATCAAGTTGTTGAACCCAACCTGAGCGGCCGACTGCCATTCGCTTACTAAAAAACTTATTTTATTCTGCTTACACTAAAGTTTGCCCGAACATCATGCTGAGGCTTTTCATCAAATCGCAATTGTACTCCGGTGACTGCAGCAGCGGGTACTAAATCTTTTAACATTACTCTACTCGACCTTGAGCCAAGGAAGTCATCAGAAGTTGTATCTTCATCTGTAAGGCTGCCTGATAATTCTACGTAATCTACATCATAATTCGGCCTGTACAATTCAATTTCAATGGCTTGATTAACATTGTGCAATCCAGTAAATCGCAAGTTGTTAGATTTGCTTCTGCTCCATTTAACCTCTTTGCTTGATGTGTTAATTTTACCTTTTACGATACCATATACTTCTAAATGAGAGCCCTCCAAACCACCTGGTGTATCCGCAATACGGAGACTATTAATACTTATCCTAAATATCGGATAAGCCAAATCACACGTTCTAATTGGATATTCAGATGTTAATACCACGCGGGCGACCGGTGTTCCTTTTTTAATATAACGAAGTTTATATGCCAATGGAGCACCTGGGGAGTCTTTGGAATAATCGCCTCCTTCAGCAATAAACTTATATACATCCGCTGGACCATTTATAGCTTGTGCTGCATCGCTTCCTGAACCTCCAATAATCAAAGCTTTAATATTGGATTCGTTAATGGTCTTCTCATATTCAGTATCAATACTACCGTCAGCAGAGGCAAAAGATGCGCTAAATGCAGCATTAATCTCCGTTTGACTGGCGTTCGTTTCAATGGTGTATAATACCATTCTGCCGTAAGCTACTGAGGCGACATATACGGGACTAGTTGACCCAAGTGAGTTAAAATCCGGAACTGAGGTAAAAAGATCGCTTGGGTTGTTCGGCGGATCCATATCAATTGTATAATACGTTTGAAGATATTTTAGCACGAATTTGTTTTTAAGAGTGGATTGGTTGAAATCAAAAGCCCCGGAAACACTTGTACCTGCAGATCTATAATTTGCACCAATAGCAACACTCAGTTGCTCCGAAGAATACACTTGTTGTATTTCAAAATTGATTCTTGCTGGTGTGGCTCCAGTTACTTCTTGATCCAAAATAGTTTTAATTTCCTGTCTGACTGTTGAAAGCTTGGGGTCTGATACAGAAACTACGGGACTTCCACTAATATTGGTCAGCGAAGCAGATAGTGTGATGGGAGCTCTATTTGTGGTAATTGGAATATACTCCCCTGTCGGTATGGATTCGCCTTTTAAAAGAGCTCCTGGGAAAATTACATCAGTTGAAGGGTCTAAGGCCAACATCTCATCATAACCAGGCGCCGCCTTGAAAGTTTTTGTAAAACATTCCAAAGCTATGTCCTCGGTGTCCCGTTCAGGTTCAGACGCTTCTAATTCTTGAGGTTCACTAAGTTCAGTTGACTGTTGAAAAAATTGCAATTCTGCTACCTTTTCATTGAATTCAGTAGCTTCACCTCCTGAAATAGGATCGGTAACGGTATTTACCTCATCTTTTGTACATGAGATAGTTGTTAAAACGGCTATGCCTAAAATTAAATAGGACAGTATTCTACTTTGTTTTTGTTGGATACTTGTTTTCATAATTTCTTGGGTTTTATAGATTCAACACCTCAAAACTATCTAGTTATCAAACCCTTATCTAATTATGTCCATGGACAAAGCATGGACAAACTCAATTAATTTATTCGTTTTTGACCATGGACATCATAAAGTATAGTGTACTATAAAAAGCTATTAAACCCAATAAAAACAGGGCTTCCCTGAGCTTTATTCATAATATTAACAACTTGATATGCATGGACAAATCATGGACAGCGGCTTTTTTGAGATTACCAACATCTTTTTTTCAAAAACTATAATCCTTAACTTGTTTTGGATAAACAAATTAAACCCATACGTCCAACCAAGTATTTTTTTGATGTCATTAGTAAACATATATTGCGCTACACAGGAGAAGTAGAAAGAACTTACCCGTCAAAAATCACGCTCGGAGCAGAAGAAAATGTTAACCAAAAATGGTGATGGAAAACTTGGAGAATATCAAGAATTCCCTGGAAAAGTTTAAAATGGAGGTTCTTCCTATTGTAATACTGATCAAGAAAGAAAATATTTCGGACGAATGTTGGGTAATATTAAAAGGCTACTTTGTTGAGGTTCATAAAGACTTTGACCAAAAACTAAAATCCCTTTACGCTGAAATATTAGGCTTGGAAATTTATCTCACAACTTTTTTGGACATGAGCCGTACTACGAAGGAGATTGTGCAAATCTTGAAATTTAAATCTGAAAATGTACAAATACAAAACACCGTCTAAAAAAGCTATTGGAACTAGTAAAAGAAGCCGATTTAAACCAATTTTGAAATGTACTATGAAAAAATTAATCCTATTACTGCTTTTGTCACCTTCACCGTGTATAGCACAAGTCACTATCACTGATAGTCTCACTAATATTCTAAAAAATATCCCAAGTGTTGAAGCGAAAATGGATACGTTAGCAACACTTTATAACAATGCTATCTATAGCGACCCAAAAAAAGCATTAGTCTACGTGCAAAAAAGACTTTCGATAGCAGACTCGACCAATTTAAAAAAATATGTAATGGATTCTTACCATCTTCTAGGATCCAATCATAATTACCTTGGCAATATGGACTCCTCAATATTTTATCATAAGAGAACCAAGGAACTTGCACTCGAGTTAAAGGATGATAGAACGTTAGCAATGGCTTTATCAGACATAGGAAATCATTACGGACTGTACGGAGAGTATGAAAAATCCTTTGAAACCTATGAAGAAGCCATTGAATTGTTTAAGAAAGTGAATGACTATGTAAGATTTGGTGTTACTACTGGCCATTTAGGAACAATTCATATGACCAAGGGTAATTACAATATTGCACAATTAAAATTTTCAAAAGCGCTACAAATTTTGGATACTTTAGATACGGAACCATATATGCAGGCTGATATCTTGCGGAAAATTGGCCACATACAGTACAATCTTAAAAATTATCAAGAGTCGATTGATTATTATGAAAAAGCTCTAAAGGTATATTTGGCGACCGATGACAATGTTTTTGCAGCTGAAGCTTATATAGATATAGGGGCTTCCTTCTTGGATATGGGGGAAAAAGAAATGGCGATAAGCAATTTTAAATATGCTATTGAACTTTGCGAAAAGTACAATTTGGAAGGCACTGCTGCCGTAGGTTATACGAATTTGGGCGGGGCTTACATAAAAACTGGTCAATATAATTTGGCACGAGAATACTTAGACAAAAGTTGGGACTTTCACAAAAATAAGGGCTTCATAAATAATAGAATTCAAATTTTACAGAATAAGGCTGAACTGTATTTAGGCAAACAGGATATAATCAAAAGCCTATCTTATACGAATACTGCTTTAAAAATTGCCGATTCTGTTAAGTCTTTGGATTATCAGTCCAATCTACGCCTTTTTAGATCCAAACTGCACGAAGCCTTAAGTAATGAGTCGTTGGCTCTAGAGGATAGAAAATCATACGAAATCTATAAGGATAGTATCTATGACCTTAAAAAGACCAATCAAATCGAAGAATTAAAAACTATATATGAGACCGAAAAAAAGAAGCCGAAATTGCATTAAAAGAAGAAGAAATTGATACGTTGAATGAAAAGGCTAAGGTAGATAAATTAACAAAGGGCCTATATGCCGGAGGAGCCCTTTCTGGTGTTGCTTTATCCGGGTTACTATTTTTTGGTTTCCGTCAGCGAATCAAAAAAAATAGGATTGAAAGGGAAAAACAAGAAGAAATTTTTAAACAGGAAATCGAACATAAAAAGAAAGAATTAACTAGTCAAACCCTTCATTTGGTTCAGAAAAATACCTTTATACAAGAGTTAATGGAAAACCTAGAGAATATTAAAAAGTCTCCGGAACTTTTTAAAACCCAGTTTAGACGTATTGTTATGCTCCTTAAAAAGGAGAATGCTTCTGACAAGGATTGGGAAGTTTTTAAAACCTACTTCGCTGAGGTTCATAACGACTTTGACCAGAAATTAAAGACCCTCTACGCCGATATCTCTGAAAAAGAGATACGACTAGCCGCTTTTTTACGAATGAATTTGACCACCAAGGAGATTGCGGCCACCTTAAATGTGTTGCCCGATAGTATTTTAAAGTCAAAATATCGATTGAAAAAGAAGTTAAATTTAGATAAGGAGACTGATTTGACCACTTTCTTAAATACTTTATAAATTTTAGGTGCAAGTTACGACCTGACGTATCTTTACAGTGTGGAAGAACCTAAAAAAATAGTATTGTTTGATGGTGTTTGCAATCTGTGTAATGACGCCATCCAGTTCGTCATAAAAAGGGACAAAGAAGACAAGTTTCGCTTTGCGGCCTTGCAATCCGAAATAGGTCAGAATTTGGTGGCAGAACGCGGAATAGATACTTCTAAGGTCGATTCCATCATTTTAATCGACCCGGGTGTGGCCTACTACACTAAATCTGAAGCTGCTTTGGAAATTGGAACCGAATTAAAAGGCTATCGAACCCTTTCCAATATTTTACGGCTGATTCCCAGTAGTTTATCAAATATCGTATACGATTTTATTGCAAGAAATCGCTATAAATGGTACGGTAAAAAAGAGTCCTGTATGATTCCAACTCCGGAATTGCAAGCCAAATTCCTTTAGTTTTTCAATTTCATTGCATTACTAAGATTCGCTAACAAGTTATTTGGAATATCCTTCATTTTAAATATTCGCCGTATGGACGAAAAAATAATACTAGTGGCCAGGACTGGATTTGTGGCCAAAGGAATGGTCCATTTGTTTACTGAGGTCTTCGCTTTTTAGCCACGTTTCACTTGGGAGGACAAAAGGCAGGTAAGTTGCAAGTCATCGATTTTTTGGAAAATCAACCATTCGGGAAAGTAATTCTAGGGGCACTTGGCTTTGTGCTTTGCTAAGTGCTTTAGCGGTTTATTCGAACCTAGAAAACTCAGGAAAAATTAGGCTTGACACCAAAGGAGAGAGATTAAGCGCATAAACTATTTTTATAAGTGGACTTATTTATATGGGGCTTGGTATTGTTTTTTGCGTTAAAAATTTCTCAAAGAGCACTGCCGGAGGTCCAAAATCGTTTATGATACCGGCCGATTTACAAGGGATAGGGCTCATTGCCGCCGGAATAGCATGCTACGGCATTTCCAAGTTTACTATGGCATAATACTGTTGTTTGAAATAACATTACGTATTGATATGCAATAAATTACCAGAAGAGATTTAAAAATCGTATACGATTTTAGGATATTGGGAATGACTAATGCTTTGATAAGCATGCCTGAATTTCACTACATTTTGTTAGGTAATTACCTTTATGAAAAAATCTTTTCCAGTTTCCCAGCTGTAATTAATAACCATATCCATTTTGAAGGTATGAGATGGTAAAAAAAATTAAAGGGAGTGGATTGCAAAGCAGCCAATATGAAATACAACCCCAACCTAAATACTATTCTTTTCTATATACTTCATCCAAGTGGTCGTCCCAATTTTGAACCTTGGGCTTTCCTAATTTTCCAACAGATTTGGCCACCATCATGGCCACTGTGGCATCTCCTGTAACGTTCACAACGGTCCTACACATATCCAAGGGTCTGTCCACCGCAAAAATCAATGCAAGACCAATTGCCAATTTATCTGGAGGGAAACCGATGGATTCCAGAACGATAACCAGCATCACCATTCCTGCACCCGGCACCGCAGCCGAACCGATAGAGGCCAACAAAGCCGTTAGAACAATCGTAAGCTGATCTGCAAAGGTCAGGTCAAAACTTAAGGCCTGTGCTATAAAAACGGCCGCAACACCTTGGTATAGACTGGTCCCGTCCATATTTATTGTGGCGCCTACAGGTAGCACAAAGCTGGAAACCTCTTTATCCACGCCAATATGCTCTTCCACCCTTTCCATGGTTACGGGCAAGGTTGCCGCACTGGAGCTTGTTGAAAAAGCCAACAATTGGGCTGGACTTATTTTACTCAGAAAGGTTAACGGGTTATACCGAGTAAACGTTGATACTACCAAGCAATAAAATCCAATCATTAGACCGAGGCCCAGAACCACCACACCTGCATATTTCAAAAGAGCGTACAATAAATCGGGGTCTCCGGAAGAAACCACGACGTTCGCCAGTAAAGCAAAAACCGCTACCGGAGCGGTCAACATGATCAAATCCACCATCTTCAAGACTACATCATTTAACGAATCGAAGAAGTCCTTGAGCGGCTTTGCCCTTTTTTCACCAATCAACAGCATAGAGATTCCCAAGAAAATGGTGAAGAAAATAACCTGCAACATCAGGCTATTATCGCCCAGGGCATTAAAGGCATTATCCGGCACCATGTCCTGTAAAAATTGTAAAGGTCCGCTATCCTTTTGACGAGAGGCCTCTTCCAGTTTTGAAGTTACCCCGCTGTCATTAGAATAAGTCTCCGTGAGTTTAGTGATTGTTTCCTCAGAAATACCAATACCTGGTTTTAAAACATTTACAAGAAGAAGACCAATGGTAATAGCGACCACGGTAGTACTAATATAAATGCCAATCGTACGCAGACCGATATTACGAAACTTGGAAATATCCTTTAAATCCGAGATGCCCTTGACCAAGGATGCCAAAATAAGTGGTATGGCGATAAGTTTTAAAAGTTTTACGAAGATGGTGCCTAACGGATTGATCCAATCGTTTACAAAATCTGCTCCCCATTCCAATTGGGTCATAGCGAACCCAAAAAGAATACCCAAAACCATTCCGATTAGGATTTTCCAGTGTAATTCCAGTTTCTTCATATAAAAATTTTAATCCGGGTAAGATACCATATTGAAACGAAACCCCGTAATTGGCTTCTATAATTTTATTGTTCGGTTGAGTAAGGCATAGTCCGCCAAAACTAAAGCCGTCATGGCTTCCACGATAGGGACGGCCCTTGGAACCACACAAGGGTCATGCCTGCCCTTTCCTTGGGTTTGGACCTTATTCCCTTCTTTATTAATAGTTTCGTAGGCCTGTATGATGGTGGCCACGGGCTTAAATGCGACATTGAAATAGATATCCATTCCGTTGCTTATTCCTCCTTGCACACCTCCACTGTGATTAGTCTTTGTGGACCCGTCGGTATTGAACTGGTCATTATGTTGACTACCCTTCATTTTCACTCCTTCAAAGCCACTACCGTATTCAAAGCCCTTTACCGCATTTATAGAGAGCATAGCTTTCCCTAGTTCCGCGTGAAGTTTATCAAAAACCGGTTCTCCCAATCCAACAGGCACGTTTTTGGCAACGCAGGTAATTATTCCGCCAATGGTATCCCCATCCTTTTTAACGGATTTGATATACTCCTCCATTCTAGCGGCAGTTTCAGGGTCAGGACAACGTACGGCATTGGACTCCGTTAACGATAAATCCAAATCTAGATAGCTCTTCTCCAGTTTCATGTCACCTACCTGAGATACGAAGGCATTAATTTCTACGTCTTTCAAGAATTGCTTGGCTATGGCACCGGCCACTACCCTACTCGCCGTTTCCCGAGCTGAACTACGCCCACCCCCACGGTAGTCCCTAAAGCCATATTTCTTATCATATACGTAATCGGCATGGGAAGGTCGGTACGAATCCTTTATATGACCATAGTCCTTGGATTTCTGATTGGTGTTATGAATAGCAAATCCGATAGGAGTGCCGGTGGTCTTACCTTCAAAAATTCCAGAAAAAAATTCCACTTCGTCCGGTTCCTTTCGCTGTGTTACAATTGCTGATTGACCTGGTTTTCTCCGGTTTAAATCCCGTTGTATAGCTTCAAGGTCGATTTCCAAGCCTGATGGACATCCATCTAAAACACCGCCTATTGCGACGCCATGTGATTCCCCAAAAGTTGTTATTTTAAAAAGGTTTCCGAAGGTATTTCCTGCCATTGGTTTGGTTAAATGTGAGTAGCAAAGGTAAATCTTAAATTATTGTCTTCAAAAATGGCAAAACCACTTTAAGCCAAAGCCTCCTTGAGTATACTTACTGGGTGTTTGGCCATCCTTTTTGTACCGTCAAAAATTTGATGTCTGCAACTGGTTCCGTTAGCAGCTATTATTGTTTTTGGATTAGCCTTGGTAACTGCCGGAAATAGCGTTAACCCTCCAATTTTCATACTCACTTCATAATGCTCTTGCTCATATCCGAACGAACCGGCCATACCACAGCATCCGGAAGGTATTATAGTCACCTTATAATTTTTTGGAAGATTTAGGACATCAAACGTAACTTTTTGATTACTTAATGCTTTTTGATGGCAATGGTTATGAATTTTAACGTCTTTTGCATCCTCTGTGAACATTGAGGCATCCAAAATACCCTTTTCAATTTCGCTGGATAGAAACTCTTCAATCAAAAAACTGTTGTTTGCGATGGCTTCAGCCGTTTTAGTATTATCCGTCATGCGTTTATACTCATCCCTAAAGGATAATATGGCGGAGGGTTCCAAACCTAGAACCGGCCATCCCTTTTCCGCAAATACCTTTAGGTTTTCGCTGTTCTGTTCGGCCAGTTTTTTTGCTTGTTTTAAGAACCCTTTGGATAGGTAAGTTCGACCACTTTCTGCATAAAAAAGCTCCACCTCATAACCAAGTTTGGACAAGAGTTCAATAGCGTCCTTACCTACTTCAATGTCCAGGTAGCGTGTAAACTCATCAATATACAACACCACTTTTTTTAATTCTTTAATACTCTTATTGTCAATATTCTGTAAGTACCTATCGAAATTGAAACTATAAACTTTTGGAAGGCTCCTTTTCTGAGCTACCCCGCTTACACTCTTTAGAGCGCCTCCTAGAATAGAGGAATCGTAAACAGCATTCGTAAATCCCGCTACCTTGCTGCCTAGTCGGTTTAAACGGGTATTGTAGGCAAAAAGTTTGCTTCTTAGGGGATAGCCGTTTGCTTCCTGATATTGATAAAGAAATTCCGCTTTCAAGGTTGCCACGTCCACATTACTTGGGCATTCACTGGCGCAAGCCTTGCAACTAAGGCACAAATCGAACACTTCCTTCAACTCCTTACTATCAAAAGCATTCTTTTTTTCTGGATGGGTAAGAAACTCTCTTAAAGCATTCGCCCGACCCCGAGTCGTGTCTTTCTCGTTTTTGGTGGCATGGTAGCTAGGACACATACCTCCGGACATATGATGCGTTTTTCTACAATCTCCACTACCATTACATTTTTCTGCAGCTTTAAGAATACCCTCACTATCAGAAAAGTCCAGCAACGTTTTTATCTCAGGTTCCTGTCGGTCTACTTCATATCGAAAAGACTCATCCATGGGATACGGGTCCACTATTTTACCGGGATTGAAAATATTGTTCGGGTCAAAATAAGATTTAACACGTCTGAGCAATTCATAATTCTTTTCACCCACCATTAATGAAATGAACTCCGCCCGTACAATGCCATCGCCATGTTCTCCACTAAAGGAACCCCTATATTTTTTCGTCAATTTGGCTACATCCGTGGTAATGGCACGAAAAAGGGAGACATCCGTTGATTTTTTAAGGTTAAGAATAGGTCTTAAATGCAACTCCCCTGCTCCGGCATGTGCATAATAAACGGCTTTTTGCCCATATCCTTTCATGATTTGGGAGAACTCTCCGATAAAGTCCTTCAGGTCTTCGAGTGCTACGGCCGTATCTTCAATACAAGCAACAGCCTTCATATCACCAACTATATTCCCGAGAAGTCCAAGACCCGCTTTTCTTAATTCGATAGCCTTTCCGATATCATCCCCAAAAAGCACGGGGCTGGAATAGCTCAGCCCAGATTTTTTAATTGTGTTTAATAAGTTGTCAATGGATGTCTTCAATTCTTCTTCGTTATGAGCGCTTACCTGAAGCATCAAAAGTGCCTCCGGATCTCCGTCCACGAAAAATCGATTGGCCATCTGCGCCCTATTGTTCTTAGTGCAGTCCAAAATCACCCTATCCATCATCTCACAGAGCTGTAATGGATGTTCCATAACCGGGGCTACATCCATAAGACAATCTTCCAAGGTTCGATAATGCGTTACGACCATGGCGGATAGCGCTGGTGGCAAGTCGTCCAATTGTAAAGTTATCTCTGTAGTAAAGGCCAGGGTGCCTTCACTTCCAGCCAGCAGTTTGGATAGGTTTAGTCCCGCTTCGGGCCCTCCAAAAACCTCATATTTTAAGAGTTCGTCCACGGCATAACCAGTGTTACGGCGATGGATTTCAGGTTTTGGGAAATTCTCTATTATTTCCTTTGCTATTTCCTTATTAATTAATTCTTTATATATATTCTTATAAAGTGATGATTCAAAATTATTACCATTCTGTTTTGAGTTAAAATCCTCTAATTCCAGTGTTCCAAACTCCGCTTCACTGCCATCGGATAGAATAGTTTTTAAGGATAGCACCTTATCCCTGGTTACACCATACTGTATGGAAGTAGTACCTGATGAATTATTTCCCACCATACCCCCTATCATACATCGATTGGACGTTGAGGTGTTGGGTCCAAAAAATAATCCATGAGGTTTTAGAAATTGGTTCAATTCATCACGGATAACACCCGGTTGTACAGTAACCTGCTTTTTGGTTTTATCCAATGCAATTATCTCCGTGAAATGTTTAGATACATCCACTACGATTCCATCGCCGACGCATTGCCCAGCCAAGGAAGTTCCTGCAGTTCTAGGAATAAGTCCCACTTTATGGGTTTTCGCAAAATGAACCAACCGCTTTATGTCTTCATTAGTTTTTGGAAAAGCCACCGCCATTGGTATTTTACGGTATACTGAAGCATCTGTAGCGTAAAGGACTTTCAAAAGTTTGTCCGTTCGTAACTCTCCCTCTAATCCTTCTTCTAAGTGCGTTAAAATTTTATCCGTCAACTGTGCGCAATTTTAATCACGAAAATAAGTTTTATTGATTGAGCTCAACACTTTAAAAGCTAATTTTTAACTTTGAACACTAAATGTTAACATATGAAAATTTTAAATTTTTTATCAGTAATTCTAATGTTTGTATGCATCTCTGCAGGTGCTCAGGATATTTCCGACCATGCTTTAGGCCTTAGATTGGGTGATAGCGATGGTTTTGGCGCAGAAGTTTCCTATCAAAAATCGCTTGGTAGAGCTAATCGATTAGAGCTTGACCTTGGTTGGAGGGACAGTCGAAACTTTGATGCATTTAAATTGGCTGCGCTCTATCAATGGGTAAGGCCTATTGAAGGCGGTTTTAATTGGTATTATGGCGTAGGTGGCGGTGTAGGAAGTGTAGACTTTGCTCCTGTATTCAACTCAGATGACGATGGCGGTGTATTTGTTTTTGCAGCGGGCGATATCGGAATTGAATACAACTTTGATATTCCTCTCTTACTTTCTTTGGATTTTAGACCAGAATTAGGGGTTCTTGGTTACGATGGATTCTCGGATAATTTCGATTTTGATATTGGGTTAGGTATTCGCTATCAGTTCTAAGAAAAAATCTTTAATACAAAAGACCCCTGCCGTAATGGTAGGGGTCTTTTTTTATGTTCCAATATATAAGTACCTTTGCGCTGATTTAATTCAAAAATTTATGAAAAATTGTTTGCTAATTGTAGGGATTACCTTGCTCATGTTCGGTTGTAATCAAGAACCGGATGGATATATCATCGAAGGGTCCTTGCGAGGAGAATTTGAAGAGGGGACCAATGTGTTTTTAAAGAAAATAGGCGATGATAATCAACCCGTCGAAGTAGATACCGCTAAAATATCAGAGGGTCAGTTTCAGTTCAAGGGCGTTTCCAACGCACCGGAGCTACATTATATTTTTGTAGATGAAACACCAGGGTATACCGCTGTAATCTTGGAAAATGGCACTATTGAATTCAATGCCCAAAAAGATAGCTTAGGTTTTGCTGAAATTAAGGGAACGCCCCAGAATGATGTATTCGCAGACTATCTTGAAAAATCACGGGAACTCTCTAGTAGACGATTGGCAATCCAAAAGGATATGCAGGAAGCGTCGGGTCAAGAAGCCGTTATCACTGGTCTAAGGGACGAGATGGAGGAATTGATTGAAGAGTACAAAGGTTTTGAAGTGACTTATATTGAAAAAAATCCAGGTGCATTGATATCTGCCCTTCTTTTAGATCGTGCCATTGCAACCAAAGGATTGCCAAGTGATGAAATAGAAAAACTTTATAATGCACTTTCCCAAGAAATTAAGGATTCCAAACCTGGACAACGTGTTATGAATGGATTGGAAGCGTTAAAGAAAGCTGAAGAATCCAATAAAAGTACCGAAATAGGCGCCAAGGCACCTGAATTTTCAGGTCCTAATCCCGATGGAAAGACCATTGCGTTATCCGATGTAATGGGTAAGGTTACTTTAATAGACTTTTGGGCGGCATGGTGCCGACCTTGTAGAGCGGAAAACCCCAATGTAGTAGCCGTCTACAATAAATACCATGACAAAGGTTTGAATGTTATAGGAGTATCTTTGGATAGAACGGCCGAGGCCTGGAAAAAAGCCATTGCCGATGATGGACTGGAATGGAACCACATTTCCAATGTTGCTTATTTTGATGATCAAATCGCAAAACTTTACAACGTTGATGCTATTCCCGCTGCTTTTCTTTTGGATGAAAATGGGGTTATAGTAGCTAAAAATTTAAGGGGACCGGCCTTAGAGGAAAAGGTCGCCGAATTATTGAATTAGAAGAAATAACTTTAAAAAACTAAAAGCCCGAACAGTTTAACTGTTCGGGCTTTCTTTTTTTGGTTAAGTTATTACCTTTAGAACTTATTCTTAATATCGAAGAAAGTACCGCTTACTACAACTTCACCGTTTCTAATTACACTTCCGAAGATATTGACGACAGAGCTCTCCCCTATGAATTCTAAAGTGGCGCCATCGTTCAGTACCAAATCTCCATAAATTGAAAGATTCCCTTCTACACGCATGGTTCCGCCAGTATCTACCGTAACGTCACGTCTTCTATTGTTACGTCCAACCACAAAAGTTCCGTTCATATCAAATGAAGCATCGGCATTTATATTTGCATGCTCCTTGACCGTCCAAGATCCGCATAATAAGAGCTGACCATTTACATCAAAGGAATTGAAACGTTTCGCACCTCTGTATGCCAAATCTTCCCCTTCATTAATGATAAGATTTGCAGAAACCTCATAAATAGGAAGCGAATTACAAGTGGCCGTTAAGCTTTCATCCGGGCGATTCAATTTTATTATTTGCAATCCCTCCTTACCAGAGGCGGCAAATATATAATCTCCTTTGGAAGCCACATAGTTAATAGAACCTTCCAATTGAATTATACCAACCAACTCAG
This sequence is a window from Maribacter aestuarii. Protein-coding genes within it:
- a CDS encoding dicarboxylate/amino acid:cation symporter, whose protein sequence is MKKLELHWKILIGMVLGILFGFAMTQLEWGADFVNDWINPLGTIFVKLLKLIAIPLILASLVKGISDLKDISKFRNIGLRTIGIYISTTVVAITIGLLLVNVLKPGIGISEETITKLTETYSNDSGVTSKLEEASRQKDSGPLQFLQDMVPDNAFNALGDNSLMLQVIFFTIFLGISMLLIGEKRAKPLKDFFDSLNDVVLKMVDLIMLTAPVAVFALLANVVVSSGDPDLLYALLKYAGVVVLGLGLMIGFYCLVVSTFTRYNPLTFLSKISPAQLLAFSTSSSAATLPVTMERVEEHIGVDKEVSSFVLPVGATINMDGTSLYQGVAAVFIAQALSFDLTFADQLTIVLTALLASIGSAAVPGAGMVMLVIVLESIGFPPDKLAIGLALIFAVDRPLDMCRTVVNVTGDATVAMMVAKSVGKLGKPKVQNWDDHLDEVYRKE
- a CDS encoding helix-turn-helix transcriptional regulator, with the translated sequence MNEKAKVDKLTKGLYAGGALSGVALSGLLFFGFRQRIKKNRIEREKQEEIFKQEIEHKKKELTSQTLHLVQKNTFIQELMENLENIKKSPELFKTQFRRIVMLLKKENASDKDWEVFKTYFAEVHNDFDQKLKTLYADISEKEIRLAAFLRMNLTTKEIAATLNVLPDSILKSKYRLKKKLNLDKETDLTTFLNTL
- a CDS encoding tetratricopeptide repeat protein, yielding MKKLILLLLLSPSPCIAQVTITDSLTNILKNIPSVEAKMDTLATLYNNAIYSDPKKALVYVQKRLSIADSTNLKKYVMDSYHLLGSNHNYLGNMDSSIFYHKRTKELALELKDDRTLAMALSDIGNHYGLYGEYEKSFETYEEAIELFKKVNDYVRFGVTTGHLGTIHMTKGNYNIAQLKFSKALQILDTLDTEPYMQADILRKIGHIQYNLKNYQESIDYYEKALKVYLATDDNVFAAEAYIDIGASFLDMGEKEMAISNFKYAIELCEKYNLEGTAAVGYTNLGGAYIKTGQYNLAREYLDKSWDFHKNKGFINNRIQILQNKAELYLGKQDIIKSLSYTNTALKIADSVKSLDYQSNLRLFRSKLHEALSNESLALEDRKSYEIYKDSIYDLKKTNQIEELKTIYETEKKKPKLH
- a CDS encoding thiol-activated cytolysin family protein — encoded protein: MKTSIQQKQSRILSYLILGIAVLTTISCTKDEVNTVTDPISGGEATEFNEKVAELQFFQQSTELSEPQELEASEPERDTEDIALECFTKTFKAAPGYDEMLALDPSTDVIFPGALLKGESIPTGEYIPITTNRAPITLSASLTNISGSPVVSVSDPKLSTVRQEIKTILDQEVTGATPARINFEIQQVYSSEQLSVAIGANYRSAGTSVSGAFDFNQSTLKNKFVLKYLQTYYTIDMDPPNNPSDLFTSVPDFNSLGSTSPVYVASVAYGRMVLYTIETNASQTEINAAFSASFASADGSIDTEYEKTINESNIKALIIGGSGSDAAQAINGPADVYKFIAEGGDYSKDSPGAPLAYKLRYIKKGTPVARVVLTSEYPIRTCDLAYPIFRISINSLRIADTPGGLEGSHLEVYGIVKGKINTSSKEVKWSRSKSNNLRFTGLHNVNQAIEIELYRPNYDVDYVELSGSLTDEDTTSDDFLGSRSSRVMLKDLVPAAAVTGVQLRFDEKPQHDVRANFSVSRIK
- a CDS encoding thiol-disulfide oxidoreductase DCC family protein, which translates into the protein MEEPKKIVLFDGVCNLCNDAIQFVIKRDKEDKFRFAALQSEIGQNLVAERGIDTSKVDSIILIDPGVAYYTKSEAALEIGTELKGYRTLSNILRLIPSSLSNIVYDFIARNRYKWYGKKESCMIPTPELQAKFL